The Opisthocomus hoazin isolate bOpiHoa1 chromosome 2, bOpiHoa1.hap1, whole genome shotgun sequence genomic interval TCACTCAGCAAAAACCAAAGGACTAGTGATGCTGTATTTTAAGGAGAAGTAAAATCAGCTCTAGCTCTGAGAAAGGCACTCTGATATGGttgcaaaaaaattatttagctGTCTATTACATGAGGTGGGACAGATGTTGAAGCCTACTTTGAAAACTGGCAGCTTCAAAAATTCTGCTCAGTTGTAACACTAAATTTCACTTTCTTTCAAAACCAGTCTGGCGGTGCCAGCTCACCTTTCCATCCTTGACACAGCCCAAGCATCAGAGCACCTGTCGGGATGGGTAACACCACGCCAcagtcctgctgctgccaagAAAACCCACGCCAACACCCTCCCACCCACCAGGTCCCGCGCTAAGAGGCAGCTGGAGCATTTGCCAGTCCCTGCTGCTGAACTCTGTGCTGCCCTGCATGGAAGGGTTGCGTTCATCGGCTCACGGGGAGAGTAAACCAGGCTCCCCGGGCGAGTAGTTAAAATACCAACCTGGCAAGAATCCAGTCCCTCTTTCAAGGATTTTATCCAGCGACCATTTCATGTAAAAGATGGAAGAAACCCTCAAGAGCCAACGTAACCCAGCATTTCTGCTCCATCACTGCAGAGTCAGGCCCTTTATTTCTTGATGAAACTTGCCCAGTAAATGAGCAGAGTGAAACGGCTTGGCCCAGGAGGGAGGGACAGACCTTAACATCAGTCTCATCCACAGGTAGTGATTAAGATGCTTACCTGAGAGgtagaaaatggatttttttaacaGTCTTAGGCAGAGGAAGGAGCAAACTTCTTGCTTGCACGATCCAAACTATTTCTTTTTGGAGTTCTTACATACAAAGGATGTAGTACCGTAACATTTCCTCTGATCAGGTGTAACGATTAGCTTCTCTCTTCATGAGAAGGCTTGTGGTGTAGCTACAAAACTGTTTTCTCTGATGACAAAACCAGTTTAAAACTTCCTGTCTCTATCTTCTTTTTCACCCTGCAGTTGTACCACAGCAACTCACTGCGGGACTGCACAGAGCATTGATAatggaaatgaaatttaaaaaaaaagtctgtgaacTGAATCAGCAATAGATTGAATATGATATTTATGCCCTAAAGATAATTTAAGTTTAGCACATGCTCTTGTCTTCACCAGTTCCTTACTTGCCAGCTGTACATGGCTCCCACTGTGGCCACTGTAAGGCTCCCAACTCTCCTCATGTATCGCAAAGGGTTCACACATCTTTGCCCTACCGCAGTTTCTGACTTCTATACACGAAGACTAGTGTCCAGGTCTTTTGAACACCTACGAGTTTTCCTGACTTGAGCTTGAGTTGTAACTACCAAAGGAATATGGAAGGACGCAAGGTCCTACATGACCCTTGAGGGAGcggattcttcccctctacacggcactggtgaggccacacctggagtgctgggtccagtgctgggctcctcagtatgAGAGACACGGACATCCTGGAGCCAGTCCTGTGAAGGGCCACAAGGGTGacgaagggactggagcatctctcctgtgaggaatggctgagagagctgggactggtcagcctagagaagagaaggctcggggggtTCTTATCagtgtgtacaaatacctgaagggagagtgcaaagaggatagagccaggctctgaaaagagcctggtgcccagtgagaggacaagaggcaacaggtacaaactggaacacaggaaggtccctctgaacatcaggtaCCACTCTTTTACTGTCAGGGTGACCAAGTGCCGGCACAGGTCACCgagggaggctgtggggtcttCCTCCATGAGGTTATCCAGAAAccgtctggacacggtcctgagCAACCAGCTCCatgtggccctgcttgagcagggggggttggacaaggtgacctccagaggtcccttccaaccccaatcGTCCTGTGATTATCTGAATGAAATATTCCATTTTTGGGTAATTTGGGAATATTTTTGTAGTTGGTCTGTCAACCATGGAGTTTCTTTCTATGGTGCTATTTCAGTTTCTTGCTTTAAGGCAGTAGCCTTACCTTGGTCTCCCAAGTGAGTACCTTTCTCCAAACCGAGTACAATTTTCAGTACCCAGTATCTATGTTAAAATTGAAAGCTCACGCCCTGCTGTACTTAAAAAAGGACCACTATTCCCACATATGATAGTACCCAAAAAACAGACTTTTAAGCTATGATTTAATGTAGCTATTAAGGAAATAAAAGCTTACATCATGCACGTCTTCAAtagcattttccatttttctaagAATACTCATGGCCAAAGTAAAAAGAACAGGATGTTCTTTCTATACACAATTTCTTTAAAACCAAACCACTTTGAATACATTCCACAttacatggaaaaataaatattcagccTTTACATGTGTAGGGATGTCACTGAAATCAATTAGTCACAGCCAAATATCCAGTGGCAGGCTAATATATTAAGCACAATGTTATATACAATGTTACGATAGCTGATTATACAGAAGAGTTGAGATCATAGAGGAAAAACAGGTCTTAAAACAGATAGATGTAGAtagacattttattttatttcaaaaaatagcAAATGTCTTAAGAACACAAACCAGGAAGTTATTAAAAGCTTCATAGCAAAATATTTAGCCAACTCTGTTACAATATATAGGCTTGAGGTTCTAACAGTTAACACTATGCCTCAACTCACTGAGCAAGTAATGCTCCTGATACATAAACATCGCACAGTTGAAACATGGagctgaatattaaaaaaaagagagggtatttttatctttgagcttTCGTAATCAAAGTAATTGAAGAACAACGACGTTTTCACAGGTTTGATTCTTTTTGGGAAAAGCCACTAAAAATAATTCCTGAGTATTTAGGTTAGGTGAATATATCAAAACCGACCAATTAAGACCAAACATCCTGTTAGGTGAGCCTTGCAGCCTGAAGTGACATTCTCTAGCATGGCTGTCACGGCAGGATCACGGCCTAAATACCTTAATGAAATACATGAAAACCTTCTGGTATGCACATTcagattctcattttctttaGCAATAGCCTACAACTGTCAACTGTGAAGCTTGCTTTGCTGAGAAAAACGTTGTTTTAAATGTCATTTCCTTTTGCAAATTCTTGTAATGCAAATTGCCACAGCGCAGCCTCCAGCGAACCATCACATCAATAATTTTGTGAAATATATAAATCAAAATTTAGGCAAGGGGCTTTCATACTATGTTATTCTACTTATCAAATTGTATGCTTTGTATCAGTATTTTGAACACAGAGATCTATTTTTTAGCTTCTTGCTATTGTAATGAAAGGCAATATATTCATTTTCCATTATTCTCTTCAGATGCGTGTCACAATATCATCTTATTATACACCATGTTTCTAAAATCCTGCTGGCATTCATCATGTCCCTATGATTTTAAttgaatatgtgtattttgataGTAAGACTGCTGCCAATCAAAGTGGTTTAGAGAACTAATCCCAGAAGAATTTTCAGATTCCTTAATTTATATATGTTTTCCCAGAATTACAGGATTAAATTACAATGGATGTAGAAAGATTATTGTACAAAGCATAGTTAATAATTCACAACACTGGCACTCAACTCGACCAATTACAATGAATTCACAAAAATGGTTTTAATTATATCCACTCTTTTCTATCCACTCCCCCCAATACGTAAACAAGTTTCTCACAATGACAATGGCAAGACCGCAGTTACCGAGATGTACCGTATGTGAAAGACAACACCTAGGATAAAGGCCTGGATTTGACAATTCCAGTATGTGCTCCTGCTCACTTCCCATTCTAGACCGCAAGCACCATTTTTAGACTCTTGCAGTCATTAAGTAAACAGAATTTACAGGTAAATGGAGCTTTTTTCCTAATGCAGGCTTCTGGAGTCAAACTGATAAAAAGTAACATGCTTAcacagaataaaagaaataatgacTTGGGAAAAACTGGATTCAGTCTCTGAGCAATGACAATGTACAGTATTGCAGCCGTATGTTACTAAGACAAAAAACTTGGCATTACAAAGATGAAGATCTCTGTTCACACAAGCCAATTTTAATGGCCTATTAAGCATTTGGTTAAAAACAGGCTTGTACTAGTCTCACTGAAAAGGAAACACttgtcaaaatgtttttttaaaaaatactgtaggaCATCTTCTAAATTGCAGTTTAAATATTAAAACCTTGTTTCAGAAGTTCCTCGCTTCAGGTTGTTACTCAAAAACTCATCATGTTCAAAACTCAAATTATTATGAGATCTTGATATCATAAGAAGCTTTTCCTTATTAGTAAAGTCTTTCTTGACTGCTGCTTGTGGCACAAGCAACCTATCCATTGGGTCCTCTTTGTTTTCTAGTTTCATATATCCTTTACTGTTGCTCCGATCCAGTCTGGGCCAGCTGGGGTGTTTCCTTTGCTCAGCTTGGACGGTGAGCGTAGATGGACCCCTGTCCAAGTCCAGGGACTTGGAATGTGAAGACAATAGATGCAAAGATGTGTTGGATCCAAACTGTTTCCTGGCAGCACCAGGGGATAAAAGCTTTCCTGAGCTTGGTCCGAGAGTCATAGAAGATTTGAACTGATCGGATGGAGTGTTCACAAATGAATTGTGTCGCTGCAGCATGGTAGCAGCCGGTCTGTAGGATTCATTGGTATCAGTTAGTGGAATGGCCAGAGAATCCATTGACAGATTTCTGGACCGACTCCTAGCGATCTCCGAGTCCTCAGTTATGTTGTCTATACTAGGCTCATCAATAACACAGTTATTCAGTTTAATTACTGGCAGTGTGAAAGCACTAATGGAAGATGATACAATGGATTTTGTTTCACACTTTATAGAGCTAGCGTTTTTGTCATCTGAAGCCTTGCTGGAGTGAGGGTGAAGTCCAAAGACTGAACCAGATTGCTCAGTCAGCAGAGGTGGCAGGAGGCTACCAGTGGTCCTACCTTCATTTAGGATAATCTCATCTTCTTCAGCAGAACTATCCATTCTAAAAGTACTCTTGAGGCCAGACAAAGGTGCAACCGTGTTCGCAGCCAGTCGTGATGCACATGAGTTCCCGCTGTGCCTGAGTTCTCCTTCCCCTAACAAGTCAGTGAAGGCACCACTCAGCTGCTTTTGTTCCTTGATCCTCAGGGTGTGGATGTCTATTACAGTGGAGTATATGTCTCTCATGTGTATGATTTTCGTTTCCTTGTCACGGTTTTCATGCAAAATGGCATTTGcgcaaataaaaatgaagattCCAATGCCCATAGTAAAAGGGCCCAGCATTTTCATCTTATCCGAGTGCACATGTTGTTCAAAGAAACGAAGTAAAACGCTTCCTTGGCTTCTCAGGACCTGGGTTGCATTTACAGATAGATTATCTTCAGATCCTAAAAGCTGTTCCTTTTGGGGCCAGTATCCAAGGATGGCCATTGCAATTCCCAAGAATGCGATAAGCACTCCCAAAACAAGGAAGAATCCCGATGGAGAATAGAGGCGGATTTTGCCCCTGACAATTACTACATCTGCCCTGGGCCGGCGTCTAACTGGTTTCTTCTCCTCAGAAGCTGGTGCTGTTGCAAGATTTACATGCTGCTGAGATCTGGCAGAGTCTTGCCTTTTTAAGGCAGCCAGTCCTGTTATGACACCTCCAGTTGCTATCATAGTTCTATACTgtgtcctgggaaaaaaaaaaaagaaaaaaagcagaaatattgaGGCAAGCAAAGGCTGTGTCTGCAAATACAAATAGCACTTTGTTAGCCGGTGTGTATTTCTTGATATTCAAAATATTCAAGACTTTAAAGAAGCTGCTATATCTTAATCCAGTTAAGACATAGTAGCAGTTTTGAGATTCACATGGCATCTTAAAAAAGATTTCCAAAAGTCCTTTATCACTGCAAATACAGGTAATATATCTTTCATCAGTGATACAGACAGTAGCAGAAAGCTAGTGCTCTTAATGGTGATATATCAGgattaaagatgaaaatattcaGAAGTCTTAACAGATGATTTATGTCTGGACTGGTCTGCAGCAAAGCCAATGATATATTATTACCTTGTATGTATTTTAGATCATTTTAGCACTTTAGCTAGTTGTTCTTTTAAAAACTTCTATGACACCTAATGATTATGAATACAGATGATTCTACATATCCCCTTTAAGAGATTCTTCCTTACAGATTTCAGTACATATTAATACATATTTATTCCATCATTTAAAGAAGCTTTTATTAAGCCTATTCAGATCACCTGAGTCTCAACTACAGAATCATTTTTGCCTTTCCTAATAAAGCTGATCCTCTTTTATGCATACTTAGATCTTTTTTCTCCCATTCTTGGTTCCTCATAGACTACCAATCAAGCAGCTCAGTTTAGTTCACCAGATAAGAAATCCCCATAAATTTCAAGTTCATCAATTCAAAGCTTCAccattttttcattttagactTACTTTCATACCTGGCTGTCTACTACATAAGAAACCTTAACCAGcctgtttaaaaagagaaagccaTGTTTCATAGTTCTTTATGAATAAGAGTAACAAATGAAACAACACAGCCCAGGAAAATTGTACTCTATTTTACAAGGCATCTTATAATCAGACTCAAAAATAGTATCTGAGCTTAATTATCGAATATTAGAATGAATACTAGGTAATATTATGGAATAAAATTAAGATACTAGAAGCCAGGTATGAAAAAATTATGTTCTCTTTGGTGGCCTTACTAGGCTCACAGATGAAGAAAGGCTGGCAGTTTGTTGCAGAGGAAAAGGCTCCAAGTCAAAGCTGGGGATGGTTTAACAAGCAGGCAAAGCTAAAGTTGGACTCGGTGAATAATATGAGAGGCTGAAAAGCAGAGGCAAAGCAAACCAGTGACTGCTTGCAATTTGCAGGCAGTAATTTTCATCAGAACTcttcaaatatttatgttttttaaaaaatcttagcaGTTCACCCATGAAAAAAGATTAGATCTATCATGGtatgagaaacaaacagacaGATTCTATATTTGGACACTATCAGCGATTTCCAGCACTGCAAGCAGGTGTCACATAAGCATAACTACAAACAGAAATCGGTCCAACCCACCAATTATGAACTTGATTACAAAATTAATAGGTAATTTGAGATAGGTGGCCAAGCGGAAGGACTAATCCACAAAAAAATTTATCCAGTGCTCATTATAATCTGTTTAGCAGAAATTCAGATGACAGACAGGAGTAGCAACCTGAACTTCCTCCCTGCACCGTCATTATCAAATGACAGAGCGCTTCCTCTCTCTGTGAGAAGCCTTTCCTTCGCAAAGGAAAGACCTGAAAAAAAGGCCTAGGGTGATAAGCACACAGCATTTTCTGAAACTATGAAAGAGAAATTCACAGCATTATTCCAAAAATCCCAGCAACTTCACTTGTAGTGCCAACTTTCATGTTCCTGATCTCTCTGGAAATTCTCACCCTTTGCAATTCACTTCCATTTTTATGCTATCATCTGAGCAATTTCAATAGTTCAATACCAATTAATTTCTTTAATCCTTcaggaaaagcctttttttttcatgtaacaaTTTAAAAATCCCCCCAAGAAAGTTACTTGATGTTGATAGtcttcaaaaatgaaaacaaaactttgtCATATGCTTATGTGTTTAAGGGTTTCTGTCAAAACAAAAGATCATTATTCTGTAAAACAATGTTTTGAATCTCCAGACAGAAATAAATAGGGCTTATCCACTATAAAAGCTATTGTCTTTTGTCATGGCTCAAATGAATGTAATTAGTTTTCTCTATGAAATAAACTAGGAGGATTATGGCATATCTTTACTGAAATGATTTAGCTATAATCTAGTTTGTTCCATAATTATTTTCCAGGTCCCAGACCTTTACGAGGGACATCGAGTTTCCATATTCATGTGGTATTTTACGGGCACACATCAACCCACTCTATCCATTCTCAGGGCTGCCAAGGAACTGCACAAGTATGGCAGGTTAGGGCTAAATCCACACTCTGCCTGTTGGCAGgatttgtttaacttcttcatcaatgacctggatgaagagttagaatgtaccctcagcaagtttactgatgataccaaactgggaggtgtggtagatacaccagaaggctgtgctgccattcagcgtgacctggacaggctgcaaagttgggcagagaggaacctgatgaggttcaacaaaggcaaatgcagggtcctgcacctggggaggaacaacctcatgcatcagtacaggcttggggcggacctgctggagagcagctctgtggagagggacctgggtgtcctagtgaacgacaggttaaccatgagccagcagtgtgccctggctgccaagaaggccaatggcatcctggggtgcattaggaggagtgtggccagcaggtcgagggacgttctccttcccctctacactgccctagtgaggcctggagtactctgtccagctttgggctccccagttcaagaaagatgaggagctactggagagtgtccagcggagggctacaaggatggtgaggggactggaacatctctcctacgaggagaggctgagggagctgggcttgttcagcctgaagaagagaaggctgcgaggggacctaatatatacttacaaatatctgaagggtgggtgtcaggaggatggggccaagctcttttcagtggtgcccagcgacaggacaaggggcaatgggcacaaactgaagcataggaagttccagctgaacatgaggaagaatttcttccctctgagggtgacggagcactggaacaggctgcccagggaggttgtggagtctccttctctggagatattcaagatccacctggacaaggtcctgtgcagcctgctgtaggtgaccctgcttcggcaggagggttggactagatgacccacagaggtccctcccaaacccgaacattctgtgattctatgattctgtgattttgcataCTGTACTGTGCTTATCACAGCTACCTGGACTGCACCAAAGGGTGAACGGAGGAAGCTCACAACTGCTTGCTAAATATTTCAAGCACACCTCTAACAAGAGCTCCTCTCCAACTCTGAAAAGTAGAGTCAATAAAAATGTTCTTAAATATTACATCTTGGGGTGTCTTTCTATAGAAAGTTCTCACTTGCAAATTTTACAGAAACTTCACGAAAACCGTATCTCAACTTCATTATTAATTGGTTTCCAGTAACTTGAAGGACAGACAGAAATCGAGAACTCTTGCAGTGCAAGTCAGAGAGAAAGCGAGCTCCCTCAAGCCACAGGGCTTGCTTCCAGCGTTTCAGGGGAACACTTTGTTCCTCTGTTCACTTTACCTGCATCAGAACTTGGGCACAGGGGAGAGAAAGTCGGGCTGCAACAAGATACAAATGTATTTTATACACAGAAAGAGTCTCTTTCCTATTTCTTACATTCATATCAATATCATTAAATCtactttcactgaaaaaatcaCAACCAGGTTTGTAAACCTTCTAATAAGCCACAGTGTTGGTAAGGGTTATAAGCTACTTAACAGCTGAATTTTGACATCTTCTACATGTAATAAAATCAATAGTATTAACAGACATATTGGTATGAGATGATTTCACTTCATGTTGACAGAAACCAATTACAATGAAGTGCATATTAAGATGGAAACCTTTTCTTAGAAAATATTGCATTTAGAATAAAGTGACATTGTAGATACATTTGATTTATTCTGCGAATCTTTAGTTTCACCGCATGACAGCCATAATGAGTGCCAATGACAAACGCTGCTTCTCTTATTTAACTTAGTACAGTGATTACATTTAACTTTACCCTGAAGTCTGAATTCGAACTTCTGAACAAGCGAAGACTTAGAAGGCTTTGACTCAGAGGTGAATAAAGATTACGCTAAAAGCCCAGACAGCATCTCTTTGGTGGCACTGTGAATGACACACGCTGGCTCTAAAACAAATCAAATAATGGCAAAATGGATATggaatacagaacaaaaaaaaagggacaggCCTGTAAATCCATTTTATAAAACACAATCGTCTTGCCAATACAAAAGCACCACagctgccaagctccttttgaaGAACCAGCATTGAGTGACTCTCTAACCTTGCAGCTGCTCTGTTTGTTTCATCCTCAGTGAAAACATCAGGTCCAAAGGCCTGGACAGCTTAGGGTTTTAGCCTTACAAGAAAGAGAGGCCCAGATTTAACCTCTACATTTATCTTCACTTTGTATTGTGCTGTTGTTACAGAGCAGCCCTGACACCAGCCCTGTCAGCCACTCAAAGATCACCCAAGAAAAGCCTGTCTTGGTATAGACCCTGAGAA includes:
- the TMEM200A gene encoding transmembrane protein 200A, which translates into the protein MIATGGVITGLAALKRQDSARSQQHVNLATAPASEEKKPVRRRPRADVVIVRGKIRLYSPSGFFLVLGVLIAFLGIAMAILGYWPQKEQLLGSEDNLSVNATQVLRSQGSVLLRFFEQHVHSDKMKMLGPFTMGIGIFIFICANAILHENRDKETKIIHMRDIYSTVIDIHTLRIKEQKQLSGAFTDLLGEGELRHSGNSCASRLAANTVAPLSGLKSTFRMDSSAEEDEIILNEGRTTGSLLPPLLTEQSGSVFGLHPHSSKASDDKNASSIKCETKSIVSSSISAFTLPVIKLNNCVIDEPSIDNITEDSEIARSRSRNLSMDSLAIPLTDTNESYRPAATMLQRHNSFVNTPSDQFKSSMTLGPSSGKLLSPGAARKQFGSNTSLHLLSSHSKSLDLDRGPSTLTVQAEQRKHPSWPRLDRSNSKGYMKLENKEDPMDRLLVPQAAVKKDFTNKEKLLMISRSHNNLSFEHDEFLSNNLKRGTSETRF